In a single window of the Branchiostoma floridae strain S238N-H82 chromosome 2, Bfl_VNyyK, whole genome shotgun sequence genome:
- the LOC118403185 gene encoding uncharacterized protein LOC118403185 gives TFYDLAGGGTFALLSLLSLRWGGRYYQRQKIQTGMVCTWALRLSLFLFHRVLKAGSDSRFKHARKDPKMFLLYWTIQGLWVFATLLPTLLLNEEKNNPALGERDYAGWGLWALGMLVEIIADYQKSAFKNNPANKDKFIQSGLWSLSRHPNYLGEILLQTGLYISASSVFRGYQHLSAVSPVFVFLLLTRLSGIPILERQGMKRWGQNPAYLAYRRNTAVLIPYIW, from the exons ACGTTCTACGACTTGGCAG GTGGAGGTACCTTCGCCCTGTTGTCCCTGCTGAGTCTGAGGTGGGGCGGGCGATACTACCAGCGTCAGAAGATCCAGACAGGCATGGTCTGCACCTGGGCTCTCAG ACTCTCCCTGTTTTTGTTCCACCGGGTGCTGAAGGCAGGCAGCGACAGCAGGTTCAAACATGCCAGGAAGGACCCCAAGATGTTCCTGCTATACTGGACCATACAAG GCCTGTGGGTATTTGCCACCCTCCTCCCCACCCTCCTgctaaatgaagaaaagaataaCCCTGCCCTGGGGGAGAGAGACTATGCTGGGTGGGGGCTGTGGGCACTCGGCATGCTGGTGGAAATCATCGCTGATTACCAAAAATCTGCATTCAAGAACAACCCAGCCAATAAG GATAAGTTTATCCAGAGTGGCCTGTGGTCTCTGAGCCGCCATCCCAACTACCTGGGAGAGATTCTCCTCCAAACAGGTCTCTACATCTCTGCGTCGTCCGTGTTCCGTGGTTACCAGCACCTGAGCGCGGTGTCCCCCGTGTTTGTGTTCCTTCTCCTGACGCGTCTGAGCGGGATCCCCATACTGGAACGCCAGGGCATGAAACGCTGGGGACAGAATCCAGCTTACCTAGCCTACAGGCGCAACACTGCAGTTCTTATCCCATATATCTGGTAG